One window of Mesoplodon densirostris isolate mMesDen1 chromosome 15, mMesDen1 primary haplotype, whole genome shotgun sequence genomic DNA carries:
- the HIP1R gene encoding huntingtin-interacting protein 1-related protein isoform X2, whose amino-acid sequence MNSIKNVPARVLSRRPGHSLEAEREQFDKTQAISISKAINTQEAPVKEKHARRIILGTHHEKGAFTFWSYAIGLPLPSSSILSWKFCHVLHKVLRDGHPNVLHDCQRYRSNIREIGDLWGHLHDRYGQLVNIYTKLLLTKISFHLKHPEFPAGLEVTDEVLEKAAGTDVNNVFQLTVEMFDYMDCALKLSESVFRQLNTAIAVSQMSSGQCRLAPLIQVIQDCSHLYHYTVKLMFKLHSCLPADTLQGHRDRFHEQFHSLRNFFRRASDMLYFKRLIQIPRLPEGPPNFLRASALAEHIKPVVVIPEEAPEDEEPENLIEIGTGPPATEPAVVADLFEQTFGPPNGSMKDDRDLQIETLKREVETLRTELDKIQLEAQRYMAQLKGQVNALEAELEEQRKQKQKALVDNEQLRHEVARLRAAQLEGERHQGLREEAEKKASATEARYNKLKEKHSELINTHAELLRKNADTAKQLTVTQQSQEEVARVKEQLAFQVAQVKRESEMKLEEQSDQLEKLKTELEAKAGELVRAQAALSRAEQSGLELSSRLDALSAEKDTLSSVVRQRQAELVAAQSLVQEKEAALGREQERSSREKGELQGRLADKESQEQELQCRLLDEQFAVLRGTAAEAERILQDAVGKLDDPLHLRCTSSPDYLVSRAQAALDAVSALEKGHAQYLISRADASALVAALTRFSHLAADTIVHGSATSHLAPTDPADRLIDTCRECGARALELVKQLQDQRALLQAQPGLVQTPLQGILQLGQELKPKSLDVRQEELGAMVDKETAATSAAIEDAVRRIEDVMNQARHASSGVKLEVNERILNSCTDLMKAIRLLVTTSTSLQKEIVESGRGAATQQEFYAKNSRWTEGLISASKAVGWGATQLVESADRVVLHTGKYEELIVCSHEIAASTAQLVAASKVKAEKHSPHLSRLQECSRAVNEMAASVVASTRSGQEQIEDRDTMDFSGLSLIKLKKQEMETQVRVLELEKTLEVERVRLGELRKQHYVLAGAMGTPGEEEPGRPSAAPRGGSSKKPPLAQKPSVAPRQDQQLDKKDGSYAAPLVNY is encoded by the exons GCCATCAGCATCAGCAAAGCCATCAACACCCAGGAGGCCCCCGTGAAGGAGAAGCATGCCCGGC GCATCATCCTGGGCACTCACCACGAGAAGGGGGCCTTCACCTTCTGGTCCTACGCCATCGGGCTGCCGCTTCCCAGCAGCTCCATCCTCAGCTGGAAGTTCTGCCACGTCCTCCACAAGGTCCTTCGAGACGGGCACCCCAAC GTGCTGCACGACTGCCAGCGGTATCGGAGCAACATCCGGGAGATCGGAGACTTGTGG GGCCATTTGCATGACCGATATGGGCAGCTGGTGAATATTTACACCAAACTCTTGCTGACCAAGATCTCCTTCCACCTCAAG CACCCCGAGTTCCCTGCGGGCCTGGAGGTGACAGACGAGGTGTTGGAGAAGGCTGCTGGGACCGACGTCAACAACGT CTTCCAGCTTACCGTGGAGATGTTTGATTACATGGACTGTGCGCTGAAGCTCTCTGAATCAG ttttccgGCAGCTCAACACGGCCATTGCCGTGTCCCAGATGTCCTCGGGCCAGTGCCGCCTGGCCCCCCTCATCCAGGTCATCCAGGACTGCAGCCACCTCTACCACTACACCGTCAAGCTCATGTTCAAGCTGCACTCCT gcctcCCGGCGGACACCCTGCAAGGCCACCGGGACCGGTTCCATGAGCAGTTTCACAG CCTCAGAAACTTCTTCCGCAGAGCCTCTGACATGCTGTACTTCAAGCGGCTCATCCAGATCCCCCGGCTGCCCGAG GGACCCCCCAACTTCCTGCGGGCCTCGGCGCTGGCCGAGCACATCAAGCCGGTGGTGGTGATCCCCGAGGAGGCCCCCGAGGACGAGGAGCCCGAGAACCTCATCGAGATCGGCACGGGGCCCCCCGCCACGGAACCAGCG GTGGTGGCTGACCTCTTCGAGCAGACATTTGGACCCCCCAATGGCTCCATGAAGGATGACAG GGACCTCCAGATAGAGACCTTGAAAAGGGAGGTGGAGACGCTCCGCACGGAGCTGGACAAGATCCAGCTGGAG GCGCAGCGGTACATGGCGCAGCTGAAGGGCCAGGTGAACGCGCTGGAGGCCGAGCTGGAGGAGCAGCGGAAGCAGAAACAGAAGGCCCTGGTGGACAACGAGCAGCTGCGCCACGAGGTGGCCCGGCTGCGCGCCGCCCAGCTGGAGGGCGAGCGCCACCAGGGGCTGCGAGAGGAGGCGGAGA AGAAGGCCAGCGCCACCGAGGCGCGCTACAACAAGCTGAAGGAAAAGCACAGCGAGCTCATCAACACGCACGCCGAGCTGCTCCGGAAG AACGCAGACACGGCCAAGCAGCTGACGGTGACACAGCAGAGCCAGGAGGAGGTGGCGCGGGTGAAGGAGCAGCTGGCCTTCCAGGTGGCGCAGGTGAAACGGGAGTCAGAGATGAAG CTGGAGGAGCAGAGTGACCAGCTGGAGAAGCTCAAGACGGAGCTGGAGGCCAAGGCGGGAGAGCTGGTGCGGGCGCAGGCGGCCCTGAGCCGCGCGGAGCAG AGCGGGTTGGAGCTGAGCTCGAGGCTGGATGCGCTGAGTGCGGAGAAGGACACACTGAGCAGCGTCGTGCGGCAGCGGCAGGCTGAGCTGGTGGCGGCCCAGAGCCTGGTGCAGGAGAAGGAGGCAGCGCTGGGCCGGGAGCAGGAGCGCAGCTCCCGGGAGAAGGGCGAGCTGCAGGGGCGGCTGGCGGACAAG GAGTCTCAGGAGCAGGAGCTGCAGTGCAGGCTGCTGGATGAGCAGTTCGCCGTGCTGCGGGGCACCGCCGCCGAGGCTGAGCGCATCCTACAGGACGCCGTGGGCAAGCTGGACGACCCCCTGCACCTGCGCTGCACCAGCTCTCCGG ACTACCTGGTGAGCAGGGCCCAGGCTGCCCTGGATGCCGTGAGTGCCCTGGAGAAGGGTCACGCCCAGTACCTGATCTCTAGGGCAG ACGCCTCTGCCCTCGTGGCAGCCCTGACCCGGTTCTCCCACCTGGCTGCGGACACCATCGTCCACGGCAGTGCCACCTCCCACCTGGCCCCCACTGACCCTGCTGACC GCCTGATCGACACCTGTAGGGAGTGTGGAGCCCGGGCTCTGGAGCTCGTGAAGCAGCTGCAGGATCAGCGGGCTCTGCTGCAGGCCCAGCCCGGCCTGGTGCAGACGCCCCTGCAGGGCATCCTTCAGCTGGGCCAG GAGCTGAAGCCCAAGAGCCTGGACGTGCGTCAGGAGGAGCTTGGGGCTATGGTGGACAAGGAGACGGCGGCCACGTCTGCGGCCATCGAAGATGCGGTGCGGAGGATCGAG GACGTGATGAACCAGGCCCGCCATGCCAGCTCTGGGGTGAAGCTGGAGGTGAATGAGAG GATCCTCAACTCCTGCACAGACCTGATGAAG GCCATCCGGCTCCTGGTGACAACATCCACGAGCCTGCAGAAGGAGATCGTGGAGAGCGGCAGG GGGGCAGCCACGCAGCAGGAATTTTACGCCAAGAATTCGAGGTGGACGGAAGGCCTCATCTCTGCCTCCAAGGCCGTGGGCTGGGGAGCCACGCAGCTGGT GGAGTCAGCCGACAGGGTGGTGCTTCACACGGGCAAGTACGAGGAGCTCATCGTCTGCTCCCACGAGATCGCGGCCAGCACGGCCCAGCTGGTGGCGGCCTCCAAG GTGAAGGCCGAGAAGCACAGCCCACACCTGAGCCGCCTGCAGGAGTGCTCGCGCGCCGTCAACGAGATGGCCGCCAGCGTGGTGGCCTCCACCAGGTCGGGCCAGGAGCAGATCGAGGACAGAG acaccatggacttctccggCCTCTCCCTCATCAAGCTGAAGAAGCAGGAGATGGAGACCCAG GTGCGGGTCCTGGAGCTGGAGAAGACTCTGGAGGTGGAGCGCGTGCGGCTGGGCGAGCTGCGGAAGCAGCACTACGTGCTGGCCGGGGCCATGGGGACGCCCGGTGAGGAGGAGCCCGGCCGGCCCAGCGCTGCCCCCCGCGGCGGGAGCTCCAAGAAGCCGCCCCTGGCCCAGAAGCCCAGTGTGGCCCCCAGGCAGGACCAGCAG CTTGACAAAAAGGATGGCAGCTACGCGGCTCCACTTGTCAACTACTAG
- the HIP1R gene encoding huntingtin-interacting protein 1-related protein isoform X1 — protein sequence MNSIKNVPARVLSRRPGHSLEAEREQFDKTQAISISKAINTQEAPVKEKHARRIILGTHHEKGAFTFWSYAIGLPLPSSSILSWKFCHVLHKVLRDGHPNVLHDCQRYRSNIREIGDLWGHLHDRYGQLVNIYTKLLLTKISFHLKHPEFPAGLEVTDEVLEKAAGTDVNNVFQLTVEMFDYMDCALKLSESVFRQLNTAIAVSQMSSGQCRLAPLIQVIQDCSHLYHYTVKLMFKLHSCLPADTLQGHRDRFHEQFHSLRNFFRRASDMLYFKRLIQIPRLPEGPPNFLRASALAEHIKPVVVIPEEAPEDEEPENLIEIGTGPPATEPAVVADLFEQTFGPPNGSMKDDRDLQIETLKREVETLRTELDKIQLEAQRYMAQLKGQVNALEAELEEQRKQKQKALVDNEQLRHEVARLRAAQLEGERHQGLREEAEKKASATEARYNKLKEKHSELINTHAELLRKNADTAKQLTVTQQSQEEVARVKEQLAFQVAQVKRESEMKLEEQSDQLEKLKTELEAKAGELVRAQAALSRAEQSGLELSSRLDALSAEKDTLSSVVRQRQAELVAAQSLVQEKEAALGREQERSSREKGELQGRLADKESQEQELQCRLLDEQFAVLRGTAAEAERILQDAVGKLDDPLHLRCTSSPDYLVSRAQAALDAVSALEKGHAQYLISRADASALVAALTRFSHLAADTIVHGSATSHLAPTDPADRLIDTCRECGARALELVKQLQDQRALLQAQPGLVQTPLQGILQLGQELKPKSLDVRQEELGAMVDKETAATSAAIEDAVRRIEDVMNQARHASSGVKLEVNERILNSCTDLMKAIRLLVTTSTSLQKEIVESGRGAATQQEFYAKNSRWTEGLISASKAVGWGATQLVESADRVVLHTGKYEELIVCSHEIAASTAQLVAASKVKAEKHSPHLSRLQECSRAVNEMAASVVASTRSGQEQIEDRGECWGPGAAAGLGAGAQTLTHSPLAADTMDFSGLSLIKLKKQEMETQVRVLELEKTLEVERVRLGELRKQHYVLAGAMGTPGEEEPGRPSAAPRGGSSKKPPLAQKPSVAPRQDQQLDKKDGSYAAPLVNY from the exons GCCATCAGCATCAGCAAAGCCATCAACACCCAGGAGGCCCCCGTGAAGGAGAAGCATGCCCGGC GCATCATCCTGGGCACTCACCACGAGAAGGGGGCCTTCACCTTCTGGTCCTACGCCATCGGGCTGCCGCTTCCCAGCAGCTCCATCCTCAGCTGGAAGTTCTGCCACGTCCTCCACAAGGTCCTTCGAGACGGGCACCCCAAC GTGCTGCACGACTGCCAGCGGTATCGGAGCAACATCCGGGAGATCGGAGACTTGTGG GGCCATTTGCATGACCGATATGGGCAGCTGGTGAATATTTACACCAAACTCTTGCTGACCAAGATCTCCTTCCACCTCAAG CACCCCGAGTTCCCTGCGGGCCTGGAGGTGACAGACGAGGTGTTGGAGAAGGCTGCTGGGACCGACGTCAACAACGT CTTCCAGCTTACCGTGGAGATGTTTGATTACATGGACTGTGCGCTGAAGCTCTCTGAATCAG ttttccgGCAGCTCAACACGGCCATTGCCGTGTCCCAGATGTCCTCGGGCCAGTGCCGCCTGGCCCCCCTCATCCAGGTCATCCAGGACTGCAGCCACCTCTACCACTACACCGTCAAGCTCATGTTCAAGCTGCACTCCT gcctcCCGGCGGACACCCTGCAAGGCCACCGGGACCGGTTCCATGAGCAGTTTCACAG CCTCAGAAACTTCTTCCGCAGAGCCTCTGACATGCTGTACTTCAAGCGGCTCATCCAGATCCCCCGGCTGCCCGAG GGACCCCCCAACTTCCTGCGGGCCTCGGCGCTGGCCGAGCACATCAAGCCGGTGGTGGTGATCCCCGAGGAGGCCCCCGAGGACGAGGAGCCCGAGAACCTCATCGAGATCGGCACGGGGCCCCCCGCCACGGAACCAGCG GTGGTGGCTGACCTCTTCGAGCAGACATTTGGACCCCCCAATGGCTCCATGAAGGATGACAG GGACCTCCAGATAGAGACCTTGAAAAGGGAGGTGGAGACGCTCCGCACGGAGCTGGACAAGATCCAGCTGGAG GCGCAGCGGTACATGGCGCAGCTGAAGGGCCAGGTGAACGCGCTGGAGGCCGAGCTGGAGGAGCAGCGGAAGCAGAAACAGAAGGCCCTGGTGGACAACGAGCAGCTGCGCCACGAGGTGGCCCGGCTGCGCGCCGCCCAGCTGGAGGGCGAGCGCCACCAGGGGCTGCGAGAGGAGGCGGAGA AGAAGGCCAGCGCCACCGAGGCGCGCTACAACAAGCTGAAGGAAAAGCACAGCGAGCTCATCAACACGCACGCCGAGCTGCTCCGGAAG AACGCAGACACGGCCAAGCAGCTGACGGTGACACAGCAGAGCCAGGAGGAGGTGGCGCGGGTGAAGGAGCAGCTGGCCTTCCAGGTGGCGCAGGTGAAACGGGAGTCAGAGATGAAG CTGGAGGAGCAGAGTGACCAGCTGGAGAAGCTCAAGACGGAGCTGGAGGCCAAGGCGGGAGAGCTGGTGCGGGCGCAGGCGGCCCTGAGCCGCGCGGAGCAG AGCGGGTTGGAGCTGAGCTCGAGGCTGGATGCGCTGAGTGCGGAGAAGGACACACTGAGCAGCGTCGTGCGGCAGCGGCAGGCTGAGCTGGTGGCGGCCCAGAGCCTGGTGCAGGAGAAGGAGGCAGCGCTGGGCCGGGAGCAGGAGCGCAGCTCCCGGGAGAAGGGCGAGCTGCAGGGGCGGCTGGCGGACAAG GAGTCTCAGGAGCAGGAGCTGCAGTGCAGGCTGCTGGATGAGCAGTTCGCCGTGCTGCGGGGCACCGCCGCCGAGGCTGAGCGCATCCTACAGGACGCCGTGGGCAAGCTGGACGACCCCCTGCACCTGCGCTGCACCAGCTCTCCGG ACTACCTGGTGAGCAGGGCCCAGGCTGCCCTGGATGCCGTGAGTGCCCTGGAGAAGGGTCACGCCCAGTACCTGATCTCTAGGGCAG ACGCCTCTGCCCTCGTGGCAGCCCTGACCCGGTTCTCCCACCTGGCTGCGGACACCATCGTCCACGGCAGTGCCACCTCCCACCTGGCCCCCACTGACCCTGCTGACC GCCTGATCGACACCTGTAGGGAGTGTGGAGCCCGGGCTCTGGAGCTCGTGAAGCAGCTGCAGGATCAGCGGGCTCTGCTGCAGGCCCAGCCCGGCCTGGTGCAGACGCCCCTGCAGGGCATCCTTCAGCTGGGCCAG GAGCTGAAGCCCAAGAGCCTGGACGTGCGTCAGGAGGAGCTTGGGGCTATGGTGGACAAGGAGACGGCGGCCACGTCTGCGGCCATCGAAGATGCGGTGCGGAGGATCGAG GACGTGATGAACCAGGCCCGCCATGCCAGCTCTGGGGTGAAGCTGGAGGTGAATGAGAG GATCCTCAACTCCTGCACAGACCTGATGAAG GCCATCCGGCTCCTGGTGACAACATCCACGAGCCTGCAGAAGGAGATCGTGGAGAGCGGCAGG GGGGCAGCCACGCAGCAGGAATTTTACGCCAAGAATTCGAGGTGGACGGAAGGCCTCATCTCTGCCTCCAAGGCCGTGGGCTGGGGAGCCACGCAGCTGGT GGAGTCAGCCGACAGGGTGGTGCTTCACACGGGCAAGTACGAGGAGCTCATCGTCTGCTCCCACGAGATCGCGGCCAGCACGGCCCAGCTGGTGGCGGCCTCCAAG GTGAAGGCCGAGAAGCACAGCCCACACCTGAGCCGCCTGCAGGAGTGCTCGCGCGCCGTCAACGAGATGGCCGCCAGCGTGGTGGCCTCCACCAGGTCGGGCCAGGAGCAGATCGAGGACAGAGGCGAGTGCTGGGGCCCCGGGGCAGCGGCCGGGCTGGGGGCAGGTGCCCAGACGCTTACCCACTCCCCTCTGGCTGCagacaccatggacttctccggCCTCTCCCTCATCAAGCTGAAGAAGCAGGAGATGGAGACCCAG GTGCGGGTCCTGGAGCTGGAGAAGACTCTGGAGGTGGAGCGCGTGCGGCTGGGCGAGCTGCGGAAGCAGCACTACGTGCTGGCCGGGGCCATGGGGACGCCCGGTGAGGAGGAGCCCGGCCGGCCCAGCGCTGCCCCCCGCGGCGGGAGCTCCAAGAAGCCGCCCCTGGCCCAGAAGCCCAGTGTGGCCCCCAGGCAGGACCAGCAG CTTGACAAAAAGGATGGCAGCTACGCGGCTCCACTTGTCAACTACTAG